The nucleotide window AAAGAAGGGCAAACTCGAGCAAAAGGGAGAATAACAAGGCGGGATAAGATAGTAAAATTACAGGCTGCTGACTTTGCACTGGGTCGGCAGCCTGTTTTTATATTCCTTCCTTCCGCATTGTGTGGATTATTTCTTCAATATCTTTATCATCTTTAAGCTGTAATTGCCGGGCGGAAGCCTGGCCCCATTTTCTAATATACTGCCAGCGTTTTTCGCTTTCTATATACCTGACTATGGCCTCGCGGGCGAATTCTGCCTTAGTTTTGGCTTTTTCCCGTGCCATCTCCTCGAGATCTTTATACAAAGTAACCGGCAGAGAAATGTTTAAAATCCTTCTTTTGATCACTTCACCCATGGTAAACACCCTCCGTAACAAAAATGGTTACACCAGTGGTTACACCAGCTTTGTCCAGTTCTTCGTGATACCAGTGTCGCTCACCGGGGCGGTGTAAAAAACCCATTCTTGCAAGAATAGCTTTGGCCTGCTCCCTGCCGTTGATAACCAGATCCATGTCTTTGGTTGCGTAACCACCTAAAGTGTAAAATTCCAGCGCCCGCCCGCCTACCAGAATGGGTTTTATACCTAAAGGTTTAAGGGCAGCCGTCAAAACAGCCAATATCCCCAGGGCTTTTTTAAGCTGGTCTTTCTCTTGCTTTAAAGATTCCAGCCTTGCCACTAAATATTTATCCATTCCATCTATACCTCCGGGGGCCAAGTTTTTCCAGGCGCTTGCTGGCTAGTGCCCATTGCCAGCGGTTCCGGTCCAAAAGAAACAAAATTTTTTCCTCTTCAGGGTCGCGCGGTTTACGAGAATGATCGCCTTTACTTGTATGTGCTGCCCAGCGCACATAAAGATGGAGCGATTTTTTACGTAATTGTTCCATGTATTCATCGTAATCTATGCGCCTCATCTTATCACCCGTAATTAATCTTTTTTTGTTTGTTTAATGGTGGTGCTTTTTGAAAATGTTCCGGCGTTTATTGGATCCTGATAAAGATTCTGGGTCGTAATACTTTTATGCTAATGCATAAGGCAAATATTGTCAACAAATATCGCGATCTATCCCGCACACCTACAAAAAATGCAATCCATAATGTGCAGATTTTAACAACTTACAGGTAGTACCGATAGGATGAAAAGAATAATTTAAAGAATAAATTGTGTTCTTTATCCCCCCTCTGCTCCTTTCCGGCCGTTTAAAGTACGCCAGACTGTTTTCAAAGGGCGAGAATGACTTTTGGCGGCCAAAGCCTTTATTTTTTATGGTATACCATTTAAAATAAAGGCTCAAGGGGAGAAACATACGGATGGGGGGTAAGCGTAGTGCTTGTGGCCGAAGTTCTAGTGAAAATAATGGAAAGCGAAGGCGTGGAGGCTGCGTTTGGGATACCGGGTGCCAGCATTACGCCGGTGTATAAGTACTTAGCCCGCTCGAAAATAAAGCATTACACCGCCAGGCACGAAGAGGGGGCGGCCCATGCCGCCGACGGCTATACCAGGGCCAGCGGGAAGATCGCCTGCTGTCTTACCACTTCGGGCCCCGGGGCGACCAACCTGGTTACCGGGCTGTACAACGCCCAGATAGATTCTGTACCCATGGTGGCGATTACCGGCCAGAATACCCGTTCCCAACTCGGTAAGGAAGCCTTCCAGTGCGTGGACATTGTAAGTACGGTACGGCCCTATGTTAAAGGCGCATGGTGTGTGACCGAACCGGCCCGGGCACCAGGTATTTTCAGGGAGGCCTTCCGCCTGGCCAGGTCGGGCAGGCCGGGTCCGGTTCTTATCGACCTACCCCTGGATGTCCAGACGACCGATATACCTTACGATCCGGATCTGGATGCTCCATTGACCTGGGATAAACCCCGGTCCAATCCCAAACAGATTGAAAAAGCGGTAGAAATGATTTTGGCCGCCCGATCCCCCATTATCCTTGCCGGTGGCGGGGTGATCGCTGCCGGGGCCACTAAAGAGCTCCTAGACTTTGCCGACTACCTTTCCTTACCGGTGGTGACAACCTATATGGGCAAGGGCAGCATACCCCCGGATCACCCCCTTTACTGCGGCCAGGTAGGTATACAGTGCAATACACCCTTCGGTAACAAAGCCTTTCTAGAATCCGATCTGGTTTTGGGCATCGGCTGCAGGTTCAATGACCGGCATACAGGTAACTTGGATGTCTACACCCGGGGGCGAAAGTTTATCCATATCGATATCGAACCAACCCAGATAGGGCGCGTCGTCAGCCCCGACCTGGGCATAGTCGCCGATGCCAAGCAGGCCCTGGCGGCGCTGCTGGAGGCCGCCAAGGTGAAGACCGGAAAAAGGGCGCCCCAGGGCTGGGTGGCCGGGATACCGGAGCTCCGGGAAAAATACGAGCGGCGTTTGCAATTCGATGATATTCCCATAAAGCCCCAGCGGGTGTTTCATGAAATAAACGAATTGCTGGGCAAGGACACTATTTTCACGGCCGGCTGCGGCGTCGTCCAGATCTGGTCGGGGCAGTTCCAGAAGATATGGCGGCCCAGGTACTATCTTCCCTCGGGGGGAGCGGGGACGCTGGGTTATGAAATCCCGGCGGCTGTAGGTGCCAAAATAGCCAATCCCGACGCTCGGGTTTGCGCCATCGTAGGCGACGGTGGTTTTACCTTTCAGGGCGAAACCCTGGCCATGGCCTGCCAGTACGATGTGCCAATTATCGTCGTCATAGTGAACAACGGCTACCTGGGCCTTATCCGTCAGAATCAGGCCCAGAACTACGGCTATGAATATGCCGTCGACCTGTGGTACGGTGAGGGGAAAATAGATTTTGTCCAGGTGGCCGCAGGTTACGGGGCCAAAGGCGAAAGGGTAACGCGGCCGGAGGAAATAAGACCGGCCCTGGAAAGGGCGATGAACGCCGGGGTACCATACGTCCTTGACATAGTAGTAGAGAGGACGACCCTTTGCTCCATGGGTACCAGTATTGACGCCATTCAAGAATACGAACAATAAAATTTAGAAAAGGGGTAGAAAACAATGGGTAAAATCGGTTTTATCGGACTTGGTATAATGGGGAAACCGATGAGCAAAAACCTTATCAAGGCAGGCTACCAGTTAGTTGTATATGATATCGTCAAAGAGGCGGTTGCGGAAGTAGTTGCAGCCGGAGCGGAACCCGCCGGTTCTCCCCGCGAGGTGGCTGCACGCTGCGACAAATTTATTACCATGCTCCCCAATTCCCCTCATGTAAAGGAAGTGGTCCTGGGAGACAACGGGATAATCGAAGGCGCACAGCAGGGTTCCATCCTTATTGATATGAGCTCCATAGACCCCATGGTTACCAGGGAAATTGCCGCCAAATTAAAGGAAAAAGGCATAAGGATGCTCGATGCCCCGGTCAGCGGAGGGGAGCCGAAGGCCATAGACGGAACCCTGTCGATTATGGTGGGAGGGCGGCAGGAAGACTTTGATGAATGCTATGATATTTTAAAGGCCATGGGGGCCTCGGTGGTGCGGGTCGGCGACATCGGCGCCGGCAATGTTACCAAACTGGCGAACCAAATTATCGTCGCCCTGAATATCGCCGCCATGTCCGAGGCCCTGGTCCTGGCCACCAAAGCCGGCGTCGAGCCGGAACTCGTCTACCAGGCCATCCGCGGCGGGCTGGCCGGGAGTGCGGTCCTTGACGCCAAAGCCCCCCTAGTAATGGCCAGAAAGTTTAATCCCGGTTTCCGCATCAACCTGCACATCAAAGACCTGGCCAACGCCCTGGCTGCCGGCCATGAGGTGGGAGTACCCCTGCCCCTGACCGCGACAGTCATGGAAATCCTCCAGGCCCTCAAGGTTGACGGCCTGGGCGACGCCGACCATGGTGCCATCATCCGCTTCTATGAGAAGCTGGCTCAGGTAGAGTGTCAAGCTAGTTCCACCACACGGCCGTCGAGATAAAGGAAGGCCAGATGTACTTTAAGTTCCGGGTGGCGTTCTTTTAATATCCTGGCGGCCGCTTCCATATCCGGGCGCTGGCGGGCCAGCTGTTCCGCAACGGGAAGGTCCCCTAAGTTGTAAGCGCCGCAGTCCTCGTGGTGGATTAAGTATACTTCTTTAATTTGATGGAGCCGGTAAGAATCTTCCACCAGGTTTATTTTCCCTTCTTCAAGGAAATTGCGGCTGGCGCCGGGAAGGGATAAATAATCGTACTGCCCGAGCAACCCTTTGTCCCGCAACCAATTGGCAACGGCGGTCTGGATGCGGAAATCCATACAGGTCAATACACAAGCCTGGCA belongs to Moorella humiferrea and includes:
- the garR gene encoding 2-hydroxy-3-oxopropionate reductase; the encoded protein is MGKIGFIGLGIMGKPMSKNLIKAGYQLVVYDIVKEAVAEVVAAGAEPAGSPREVAARCDKFITMLPNSPHVKEVVLGDNGIIEGAQQGSILIDMSSIDPMVTREIAAKLKEKGIRMLDAPVSGGEPKAIDGTLSIMVGGRQEDFDECYDILKAMGASVVRVGDIGAGNVTKLANQIIVALNIAAMSEALVLATKAGVEPELVYQAIRGGLAGSAVLDAKAPLVMARKFNPGFRINLHIKDLANALAAGHEVGVPLPLTATVMEILQALKVDGLGDADHGAIIRFYEKLAQVECQASSTTRPSR
- a CDS encoding carbonic anhydrase; its protein translation is MASCQACVLTCMDFRIQTAVANWLRDKGLLGQYDYLSLPGASRNFLEEGKINLVEDSYRLHQIKEVYLIHHEDCGAYNLGDLPVAEQLARQRPDMEAAARILKERHPELKVHLAFLYLDGRVVELA
- the ilvB gene encoding biosynthetic-type acetolactate synthase large subunit, with amino-acid sequence MLVAEVLVKIMESEGVEAAFGIPGASITPVYKYLARSKIKHYTARHEEGAAHAADGYTRASGKIACCLTTSGPGATNLVTGLYNAQIDSVPMVAITGQNTRSQLGKEAFQCVDIVSTVRPYVKGAWCVTEPARAPGIFREAFRLARSGRPGPVLIDLPLDVQTTDIPYDPDLDAPLTWDKPRSNPKQIEKAVEMILAARSPIILAGGGVIAAGATKELLDFADYLSLPVVTTYMGKGSIPPDHPLYCGQVGIQCNTPFGNKAFLESDLVLGIGCRFNDRHTGNLDVYTRGRKFIHIDIEPTQIGRVVSPDLGIVADAKQALAALLEAAKVKTGKRAPQGWVAGIPELREKYERRLQFDDIPIKPQRVFHEINELLGKDTIFTAGCGVVQIWSGQFQKIWRPRYYLPSGGAGTLGYEIPAAVGAKIANPDARVCAIVGDGGFTFQGETLAMACQYDVPIIVVIVNNGYLGLIRQNQAQNYGYEYAVDLWYGEGKIDFVQVAAGYGAKGERVTRPEEIRPALERAMNAGVPYVLDIVVERTTLCSMGTSIDAIQEYEQ